In Rahnella aquatilis CIP 78.65 = ATCC 33071, one DNA window encodes the following:
- a CDS encoding MFS transporter produces the protein MYYLKNTNFWMFGLFFFFYFFIMGAYFPFFPIWLHDINQISKSDTGIIFASISLFSLLFQPVFGLLADKLGLKKHLLWIITGMLILFAPFFIYVFGPLLKINIYLGSVVGGIYLGLIYNAGAPAIEAYIEKVSRRSSFEFGRARMFGCVGWALCASVVGIMFTINNEFVFWLGSGCAVILAILLLIAKPEVTSSARVVNELGANSKPFNLKLAVELLKDKKLWFLALYVIGVSCTYDVFDQQFANFFTSFFTSSSEGTRVFGYVTTMGELLNACIMFFAPLIVNRIGGKNALLLAGAIMSVRIIGSSFASSPLEVVVLKTLHMFEVPFLIVGCFKYITSVFEVRFSATIYLVTFCFFKQVAIIFMSVFAGNMYDRIGFHGTYLILGLVALTFTVISAFTLSGRGPLQAFKTPEPLKNSHANS, from the coding sequence ATGTATTACCTGAAAAATACTAACTTTTGGATGTTCGGGCTGTTCTTCTTCTTCTACTTTTTCATTATGGGAGCCTACTTTCCGTTCTTCCCGATCTGGCTGCATGACATCAATCAGATCAGCAAAAGTGACACCGGCATCATCTTCGCCAGCATTTCGTTGTTCTCTCTGTTGTTCCAGCCGGTGTTTGGTTTACTGGCCGATAAGCTGGGGCTGAAAAAGCATTTGTTGTGGATCATCACCGGTATGCTGATCCTGTTCGCGCCATTCTTTATCTATGTGTTTGGCCCGTTACTGAAAATAAATATTTACCTCGGTTCAGTAGTAGGCGGGATTTACCTGGGGCTGATTTACAACGCCGGTGCACCTGCGATTGAAGCCTATATCGAGAAAGTCAGCCGTCGCAGCAGCTTTGAATTTGGCCGGGCACGTATGTTCGGTTGTGTCGGCTGGGCGCTGTGTGCTTCGGTGGTCGGCATCATGTTTACCATTAACAATGAATTCGTATTCTGGCTCGGTTCCGGCTGTGCGGTGATCCTCGCTATCCTGCTGCTGATCGCCAAACCGGAAGTCACGTCCAGCGCACGTGTGGTCAATGAACTGGGGGCGAACAGCAAACCGTTCAATCTCAAACTGGCCGTCGAACTGCTGAAAGATAAAAAACTGTGGTTTCTGGCGCTGTACGTGATTGGCGTCTCCTGTACATACGACGTGTTTGACCAGCAGTTTGCCAACTTCTTTACCTCGTTCTTCACTTCATCTTCGGAAGGGACACGTGTCTTTGGCTATGTGACCACGATGGGCGAACTGCTGAACGCCTGCATCATGTTCTTCGCACCGCTGATTGTGAACCGGATTGGCGGCAAGAATGCGTTGCTGCTGGCCGGTGCCATCATGTCAGTACGTATCATCGGCTCGTCTTTCGCGTCATCGCCGCTGGAAGTGGTGGTGCTGAAAACCTTGCACATGTTTGAGGTGCCGTTCCTGATTGTCGGTTGTTTCAAGTACATTACGTCAGTGTTTGAAGTCCGTTTCTCGGCGACGATTTATCTGGTGACTTTCTGCTTCTTCAAACAGGTGGCGATCATCTTTATGTCGGTCTTCGCGGGCAATATGTATGACCGTATCGGTTTCCACGGCACCTATCTGATCCTCGGCTTAGTCGCGCTGACCTTTACGGTGATTTCTGCCTTTACGCTGAGCGGTCGCGGCCCCCTTCAGGCATTCAAAACCCCTGAACCGTTAAAAAACAGCCACGCAAATTCTTAA
- a CDS encoding beta-galactosidase codes for MTSSAEDKLSSLATVLARRDWEKPASTQCNRLPAHPPFNSWRDAEEARSNKASEKSRSLNGQWAFSYFTRPEAVPEQWLQQDLAGADSVQVPSNWQLAGYDAPIYTNVQYPIPVNPPFVPQENPTGCYSLTVSVDNDWLSSGQTRIVFNGVNSAFYLWCNGQWIGYSQDSRLPAEFDLSGVLHAGENRLAVMVLRWSDGSYLEDQDMWRMSGIFRDVTLLHKPAEQITDLQVRTHLFHGFTQAELEVQVSAAVPQENAADYQIRVQLWQGDKPVAEHQQPLGSEIIDERGSAYDRTTLRLPVSQPALWSAEQPALYRAVVSLISPQGQLIEAEACDVGFRQVEISNGLLKVNGQPVLIRGTNRHEHHPENGQVMDEATMRRDIVLMKQHNFNAVRCSHYPNHPLWYRLCDEYGLYVVDEANIETHGMQPMNRLSDDPVWFNAFSERVTRMVQRDRNHPCIIIWSLGNESGHGANHDALYRWIKSVDPTRPVQYEGGGANSAATDIICPMYSRVEQDQPFPAVPKWSIKKWISMPDETRPLILCEYAHAMGNSFGGFDKYWKAFRQFPRLQGGFVWDWVDQSLLRTGDDGDRYMAYGGDFGDTPNDRQFCMNGLVFADRTPHPSLFEAQRAQQFFQFSLISTSPLMLEVQSEYLFRHSDNEQLIWRIERDGEVISQGEAALNIAPNGKQTLNLGDIPQAEGDLWLNVAVHQPQATAWSDAGHRSAWDQWQLPQPLTLPVPEKISAAAPVLAQQDDLISVVHGAQRWQFSPQNGLLEQWFDGKKPRLLSALRDQFVRAPVDNDIGVSEVTRIDPNAWVERWKAAGMYQLESRLVNISADQLQDSVVITTTHAFMAGEETRLLSRKIFRIDNQGELHISADVRVASNVPSPGRIGLTCQLADTAENVSWLGLGPHENYPDRRLAAQHGRWTLPLTEMYTPYVFPTENGLRGDTRELDYAGWTLRGNFHFGLSRYSLQQLMDTSHRHLLREEEGTWLNIDGFHMGVGGDDSWSPSVSPDFLLTAGQYRYSFTWKRA; via the coding sequence ATGACGTCATCAGCGGAAGATAAATTATCATCACTGGCCACTGTTCTGGCCCGCCGCGACTGGGAAAAACCGGCCTCGACGCAGTGCAACCGGTTACCCGCGCACCCGCCGTTCAACAGCTGGCGCGATGCAGAAGAAGCGAGAAGCAACAAGGCTTCAGAAAAATCCCGCAGCCTGAATGGCCAGTGGGCGTTCAGCTATTTTACCCGTCCTGAAGCCGTGCCGGAACAATGGCTGCAACAGGATCTGGCGGGTGCCGACTCTGTGCAGGTGCCATCAAACTGGCAACTGGCGGGTTATGACGCGCCGATTTACACCAACGTTCAATACCCGATCCCCGTCAATCCGCCGTTTGTACCGCAAGAAAATCCTACCGGTTGTTACTCGCTCACAGTTTCAGTGGATAATGACTGGCTGAGCAGCGGGCAGACGCGCATTGTGTTCAACGGCGTCAACTCTGCTTTCTATTTATGGTGTAACGGTCAGTGGATTGGGTATTCACAGGACAGCCGTTTACCGGCGGAATTCGATCTCAGTGGCGTACTGCACGCAGGCGAAAACCGTCTGGCGGTCATGGTGCTGCGCTGGAGCGACGGCAGCTATCTGGAGGATCAGGATATGTGGCGCATGAGCGGGATCTTCCGCGATGTCACGTTGCTGCATAAACCGGCGGAGCAGATTACCGACTTACAGGTACGCACGCATTTGTTTCATGGCTTCACGCAGGCCGAACTGGAAGTGCAGGTCAGCGCCGCCGTGCCGCAGGAAAACGCAGCGGATTACCAGATACGCGTCCAGTTGTGGCAGGGCGATAAACCGGTCGCAGAACATCAGCAACCGCTCGGCAGCGAAATCATTGATGAGCGCGGGTCGGCATATGACCGCACCACGCTGCGTTTGCCGGTCAGCCAGCCTGCGTTGTGGAGTGCGGAACAACCGGCGCTGTATCGTGCCGTCGTTTCCCTGATTTCTCCGCAGGGGCAGCTTATTGAAGCCGAAGCCTGCGATGTGGGCTTCCGGCAGGTGGAAATCAGCAACGGGTTGCTGAAAGTGAACGGCCAGCCGGTATTGATCCGTGGCACCAACCGTCACGAGCATCATCCCGAAAACGGTCAGGTGATGGATGAAGCCACCATGCGCCGGGACATCGTGCTGATGAAGCAACACAACTTCAACGCCGTGCGCTGCTCGCATTATCCCAACCATCCGCTATGGTACCGGCTTTGCGACGAATACGGTTTGTACGTGGTCGATGAAGCGAATATCGAAACCCACGGCATGCAGCCGATGAACCGTCTGTCTGACGATCCGGTGTGGTTCAACGCTTTCAGCGAACGCGTCACCCGCATGGTGCAGCGCGACCGCAACCATCCGTGCATCATCATCTGGTCACTGGGCAATGAGTCCGGCCATGGGGCGAATCACGATGCACTTTACCGCTGGATCAAATCTGTCGATCCGACCCGTCCGGTGCAGTACGAAGGCGGCGGCGCCAACAGCGCAGCCACCGACATTATCTGCCCGATGTATTCCCGTGTTGAGCAGGATCAGCCCTTCCCGGCCGTACCAAAATGGTCAATCAAAAAGTGGATCAGCATGCCGGACGAAACCCGTCCGCTGATCCTCTGTGAATACGCCCATGCGATGGGTAACAGCTTTGGCGGCTTCGATAAATACTGGAAAGCGTTCCGTCAGTTTCCGCGTTTACAGGGCGGTTTTGTCTGGGACTGGGTCGATCAGAGCCTGCTGCGTACCGGCGATGACGGCGATCGTTATATGGCCTACGGCGGTGATTTTGGCGATACGCCGAATGACCGTCAGTTCTGCATGAACGGTCTGGTATTTGCGGATCGCACGCCACATCCGTCGTTATTTGAGGCGCAACGCGCCCAGCAATTCTTCCAGTTCTCTCTGATCAGCACCTCACCGCTGATGCTGGAAGTTCAGAGTGAATATCTGTTCCGTCACAGCGACAATGAACAACTGATCTGGCGTATCGAACGTGACGGCGAGGTGATTTCGCAGGGCGAAGCCGCGCTGAATATTGCGCCAAACGGCAAGCAAACCCTGAATCTGGGCGATATCCCGCAGGCAGAAGGCGATCTGTGGCTGAACGTCGCCGTGCATCAGCCGCAGGCGACGGCCTGGTCAGACGCCGGTCACCGCAGTGCCTGGGATCAATGGCAACTGCCGCAGCCGCTGACCTTACCGGTGCCGGAGAAAATTTCCGCCGCCGCACCGGTTCTTGCGCAGCAAGATGATCTGATTTCTGTGGTGCATGGCGCACAGCGCTGGCAGTTCAGTCCGCAAAACGGATTGCTGGAGCAGTGGTTTGATGGCAAAAAGCCGCGTCTGCTTTCTGCATTGCGTGACCAGTTTGTCCGTGCGCCGGTGGATAACGATATCGGCGTCAGCGAAGTCACCCGTATTGATCCGAATGCGTGGGTTGAACGCTGGAAAGCGGCGGGTATGTACCAGCTGGAATCGCGTTTAGTTAACATCTCTGCCGATCAGTTACAGGACAGCGTGGTGATCACCACCACCCACGCATTCATGGCGGGGGAAGAAACGCGCCTGCTGAGCCGCAAAATTTTCCGCATCGATAATCAGGGCGAACTGCATATCAGCGCTGATGTTCGCGTGGCGTCAAACGTGCCGTCGCCGGGGCGAATTGGCCTGACCTGTCAGCTGGCAGACACCGCAGAAAATGTCAGCTGGCTGGGGCTGGGACCGCACGAAAACTATCCGGACCGCCGTCTGGCGGCGCAACACGGGCGCTGGACATTGCCGCTGACAGAGATGTACACGCCGTACGTTTTCCCGACCGAAAACGGCCTGCGCGGTGATACCCGTGAGCTGGATTACGCCGGATGGACGCTGCGTGGCAATTTCCACTTTGGCCTGAGCCGCTACAGCCTGCAACAGCTGATGGACACCAGCCATCGCCACTTATTGCGCGAAGAAGAGGGCACCTGGCTGAACATTGACGGCTTCCATATGGGCGTCGGCGGCGATGATTCGTGGAGTCCGAGCGTCAGCCCCGATTTCCTGCTGACGGCCGGTCAGTATCGTTATTCGTTCACCTGGAAACGTGCCTGA
- a CDS encoding LacI family DNA-binding transcriptional regulator has product MKPKSVTLDDVARHAGVSYQTVSRVLNQAAHVSVRTRNKVEQAMAALNYVPNRVAQQLAGKQSYTLGLATTELALHAPSQIASAMKTRANQLGFNVVISMIDNLSLAACRTAVNELMSQRVDGVLINVPLSNEDADAIAQLCGNLPALFLDVDPQADVFKILFDPHCGAEQGVEHLLALGHQQIAVLTGPLGSISARLRYEGWLKTLAMHNITPCAVQHGDWSAASGYQQALLLLNQPARLTAILVANDQMALGVLRAVHEFGLRVPEQISVIGYDDTEDSAFFFPPLTTIKQDFRLLGHESINRLVEHLHTHGDHQQSSLLLPTSLVERHTTARPGEDNVSQEALSQELIRIARQLSAL; this is encoded by the coding sequence ATGAAGCCAAAATCTGTCACCCTCGATGATGTTGCTCGCCACGCCGGTGTGTCTTATCAGACCGTTTCGCGTGTACTGAATCAGGCTGCGCACGTCTCGGTCAGAACGCGCAATAAAGTTGAACAGGCGATGGCGGCGCTCAATTACGTCCCGAACCGTGTCGCCCAGCAACTGGCGGGCAAACAAAGTTACACGCTGGGTCTGGCGACCACTGAACTGGCGCTGCATGCGCCGTCACAAATTGCCTCGGCGATGAAAACACGTGCGAACCAGTTAGGCTTCAACGTCGTGATTTCGATGATTGATAACCTGAGCCTTGCCGCGTGTCGTACAGCGGTGAATGAACTGATGTCGCAGCGTGTCGATGGCGTGCTGATTAACGTGCCGCTGTCGAATGAAGACGCAGACGCGATCGCACAGCTTTGCGGCAATTTACCGGCGCTGTTTCTGGATGTTGATCCGCAGGCCGATGTGTTTAAAATTCTGTTCGATCCTCACTGCGGGGCAGAGCAGGGCGTGGAGCATTTGCTGGCGCTCGGACATCAGCAGATCGCCGTACTGACCGGCCCGCTGGGATCCATCTCTGCGCGTCTGCGCTATGAAGGCTGGCTGAAAACGCTGGCGATGCATAATATTACGCCCTGTGCGGTTCAGCATGGCGACTGGAGTGCGGCGTCGGGTTATCAGCAGGCATTATTGTTGCTCAATCAGCCTGCACGGCTTACGGCTATTCTGGTGGCCAATGACCAGATGGCGCTGGGTGTCCTGCGCGCTGTCCATGAGTTTGGCCTGCGGGTGCCGGAACAAATCTCGGTGATAGGCTATGATGACACCGAAGACAGCGCCTTTTTCTTCCCGCCGCTGACCACCATCAAGCAGGATTTCCGCCTGCTCGGGCACGAGAGCATTAACCGGCTGGTTGAGCATCTGCATACGCATGGCGATCATCAGCAATCCTCGCTGTTACTGCCCACGTCCCTGGTGGAACGCCACACAACCGCCAGACCCGGCGAAGACAACGTGTCACAGGAAGCCTTGTCGCAGGAACTGATCCGCATCGCCCGCCAGCTCAGCGCGCTGTAA
- the fbaA gene encoding class II fructose-bisphosphate aldolase — protein MSKIFDFVKPGVITGDDVQKVFAIAKENKFALPAVNCVGTDSINAVLEAAAKVRSPVIVQFSNGGAAFIAGKGLKTDVPQGAAILGAISGAHHVHQMAEHYGVPVILHTDHCAKKLLPWIDGLLDAGEAHYAKTGKPLFSSHMIDLSEESLEENIEICSKYLARMAKIDMTLEIELGCTGGEEDGVDNSHMDASALYTQPQDVDYAYEKLNAISPRFTIAASFGNVHGVYKPGNVKLTPTILRDSQEYVCKKHNLPHNSLNFVFHGGSGSTAAEIKESVGYGVIKMNIDTDTQWANWDGILQFYKKNEAYLQGQLGNPEGADKPNKKFYDPRVWLRSAQSSMVTRLELAFKELNAIDVL, from the coding sequence ATGTCTAAAATTTTTGATTTCGTAAAACCAGGCGTTATCACTGGTGATGATGTACAGAAAGTTTTCGCTATTGCTAAAGAAAACAAATTTGCTCTGCCAGCGGTTAACTGCGTAGGCACCGACTCCATCAACGCCGTTCTCGAAGCGGCTGCGAAAGTCCGTTCACCGGTTATCGTTCAGTTCTCTAACGGTGGCGCTGCGTTCATCGCAGGTAAAGGCCTGAAAACTGACGTGCCACAAGGCGCGGCAATCCTGGGTGCAATCTCTGGCGCACACCACGTGCATCAGATGGCAGAACATTACGGTGTGCCGGTTATCCTGCACACCGACCACTGTGCGAAAAAACTGCTGCCATGGATCGACGGTCTGCTGGACGCGGGTGAAGCGCACTACGCGAAAACCGGTAAACCACTGTTCTCTTCTCACATGATTGATCTGTCTGAAGAATCCCTGGAAGAAAACATCGAAATTTGCAGCAAGTACTTAGCGCGCATGGCAAAAATCGACATGACTCTGGAAATCGAACTGGGTTGCACCGGCGGTGAAGAAGATGGCGTAGACAACAGCCATATGGACGCATCTGCACTGTACACTCAACCGCAAGACGTTGATTATGCCTACGAAAAACTGAACGCCATCAGCCCGCGTTTCACTATCGCTGCGTCATTCGGTAACGTACACGGTGTTTACAAACCAGGTAACGTTAAACTGACTCCAACGATCCTGCGTGATTCTCAGGAATACGTGTGCAAGAAACACAACCTGCCACACAACAGCCTGAACTTCGTATTCCACGGCGGTTCCGGTTCAACTGCAGCAGAAATCAAAGAATCTGTAGGTTACGGTGTGATCAAAATGAACATCGATACCGACACCCAGTGGGCTAACTGGGACGGTATCCTGCAGTTCTACAAGAAAAACGAAGCTTACCTGCAAGGTCAGTTGGGTAACCCGGAAGGCGCGGACAAACCTAACAAGAAATTCTATGACCCGCGCGTATGGCTGCGTTCTGCCCAGTCTTCCATGGTGACTCGCCTGGAACTGGCATTCAAAGAACTGAACGCGATCGACGTACTGTAA
- the pgk gene encoding phosphoglycerate kinase yields MSVIKMSDLDLAGKRVLIRADLNVPVKDGKVTSDARIRASLPTIEIALKQGARVMVTSHLGRPTEGEYNEEFSLLPVVNYLKEHLKSPVRLAKDYLDGVEVAEGELVVLENVRFNKGEKKDDETLSKKYAALCDIYVMDAFGTAHRAQASTHGVGKFAPIACAGPLLSAELEALGKALGNPARPMVAIVGGSKVSTKLTVLDSLSKIADQLIVGGGIANTFVAAQGNNVGKSLYEADLVGTASKLLETCDIPVPTDVRVATEFSETATATVKSVKDIKDDEQILDMGDESAYRLAEIIKNAKTILWNGPVGVFEFPNFRKGTEIVAQAIADSDAFSIAGGGDTLAAIDLFGIADKISYISTGGGAFLEFVEGKALPAVVMLEERAKKS; encoded by the coding sequence ATGTCTGTTATTAAGATGAGCGATCTGGATTTAGCGGGTAAACGCGTACTAATCCGTGCCGATCTGAACGTGCCAGTTAAAGATGGCAAAGTAACGTCAGATGCACGTATCCGCGCTTCTTTACCAACCATCGAAATTGCCCTGAAACAAGGCGCACGCGTGATGGTTACCTCGCATCTGGGTCGTCCGACTGAAGGCGAATATAACGAAGAGTTTTCTCTGCTGCCGGTTGTTAATTACCTGAAAGAGCATCTGAAATCCCCGGTACGTCTGGCGAAAGATTACCTTGATGGTGTTGAAGTTGCCGAAGGCGAGCTGGTTGTTCTGGAAAACGTTCGCTTTAACAAAGGCGAAAAGAAAGACGACGAAACCCTGTCCAAAAAATATGCTGCCCTGTGTGACATCTATGTGATGGACGCATTTGGTACCGCGCACCGCGCGCAAGCTTCTACTCACGGCGTGGGCAAATTTGCGCCGATCGCCTGTGCCGGTCCGCTGCTGTCTGCAGAGCTGGAAGCACTGGGTAAAGCGCTGGGTAACCCGGCACGTCCGATGGTGGCTATCGTTGGCGGTTCTAAAGTTTCTACCAAACTGACCGTTCTGGATTCCCTGTCTAAAATCGCTGACCAGCTGATCGTTGGCGGTGGTATCGCGAACACCTTCGTGGCTGCTCAAGGCAACAACGTCGGTAAATCCCTGTACGAAGCAGACCTGGTCGGCACCGCAAGCAAATTGCTGGAAACCTGCGACATTCCTGTTCCTACTGATGTTCGCGTGGCGACTGAGTTCTCCGAAACCGCGACCGCCACTGTGAAGTCTGTTAAAGACATCAAAGATGACGAACAAATTCTCGACATGGGCGATGAGTCTGCATACCGTCTGGCTGAGATTATTAAAAACGCTAAAACCATTCTGTGGAATGGTCCTGTAGGCGTGTTCGAGTTCCCTAACTTCCGTAAAGGGACCGAAATTGTGGCGCAGGCTATTGCTGACAGCGATGCATTCTCTATCGCAGGCGGCGGCGACACACTGGCAGCTATCGACCTGTTCGGTATCGCTGACAAAATTTCCTATATCTCCACTGGCGGTGGCGCATTCCTGGAATTCGTTGAAGGGAAAGCACTGCCAGCGGTTGTGATGCTGGAAGAGCGTGCTAAGAAGTCATGA
- the epd gene encoding erythrose-4-phosphate dehydrogenase, whose protein sequence is MPIRIAINGFGRIGRSVLRALYESGRRAEISVIAINEIASPEGMAHLLKYDSSHGRFAWDVRQEGENLYVGDDSIRLLHQSDASQLPWGELSIDVVLDCTGVYGSREDGEAQLAAGAKKILFAHPGGHNLDATVVYGVNHELLERQHRIVSNASCTTNCIIPVIKLLDDAFGIESGTVTTIHSSMNDQPVIDAYHADLRRTRAASQSIIPVDTKLAAGITRIMPKFCDRFEAISVRVPTINVTAIDLSVFVEGSVTVGEVNQLLQKAATGAFRGIVDYTELPLVSTDFNHDPHSAIVDGTQTRVSGQHLIKTLVWCDNEWGFANRMLDTTLAMSASGF, encoded by the coding sequence ATGCCAATACGTATTGCAATTAATGGCTTTGGTCGCATTGGCCGTAGCGTATTGCGCGCGTTATACGAATCCGGGCGTCGGGCGGAAATCTCCGTCATTGCCATCAATGAAATTGCCAGCCCTGAAGGCATGGCCCACCTGCTTAAATACGACTCCAGCCACGGGCGGTTTGCCTGGGATGTCCGCCAGGAAGGTGAAAACCTTTACGTCGGCGATGACTCCATCCGTTTACTTCATCAGTCTGATGCCAGCCAGTTGCCATGGGGCGAACTGAGCATTGACGTCGTGCTTGATTGCACCGGCGTTTATGGCAGCCGTGAAGACGGAGAAGCCCAGCTTGCGGCCGGTGCCAAAAAAATCCTGTTCGCGCATCCGGGCGGTCATAATCTTGACGCCACGGTGGTTTACGGTGTGAACCACGAGTTGCTCGAACGTCAGCACCGCATTGTGTCCAATGCGTCCTGTACCACCAACTGTATTATCCCTGTGATCAAACTGCTCGACGATGCCTTTGGCATTGAGTCCGGCACGGTAACGACCATCCATTCCTCGATGAATGACCAGCCGGTGATTGATGCATACCATGCAGATTTACGCCGTACGCGCGCCGCCAGCCAGTCCATTATCCCGGTCGATACCAAACTGGCCGCAGGGATCACGCGCATCATGCCCAAATTCTGCGATCGCTTTGAAGCGATCTCGGTGCGTGTGCCGACAATCAATGTCACAGCCATTGATCTGAGCGTATTTGTCGAGGGTTCTGTGACGGTAGGCGAGGTTAACCAACTGCTGCAAAAGGCTGCAACAGGTGCTTTTCGTGGTATTGTTGACTATACCGAACTACCATTAGTCTCGACAGATTTTAACCATGATCCCCATAGCGCCATCGTAGATGGAACGCAGACGCGGGTAAGTGGACAGCACCTGATTAAGACACTGGTCTGGTGCGATAACGAGTGGGGTTTTGCCAACAGAATGTTGGATACAACATTGGCAATGTCCGCTAGCGGTTTCTAG
- the tkt gene encoding transketolase — protein sequence MSSRKELANAIRALSMDAVQKANSGHPGAPMGMADIAEVLWRDYLNHNPTNPHWADRDRFVLSNGHGSMLIYSLLHLTGYDLPMSELANFRQLHSKTPGHPEYGYTPGVETTTGPLGQGIANAVGFAIAERTLAAQFNKPGHDIVDHQTYAFLGDGCMMEGISHEVCSLAGTMKLGKLTAFYDDNGISIDGHVEGWFTDDTAARFEAYGWHVVRHVDGHNPDSIKAAIEEAHKVTDKPSLLMCKTVIGFGSPNKAGTHDVHGAALGAAEVAATREALGWKYAAFEIPQDIYAQWDAKEAGKAKEAAWNDKFDAYAKAYPELAKEFKRRVNGELPANWETEAQKFIEQLQANPANIASRKASQNALEAFGKVLPEFLGGSADLAPSNLTMWSGSKSIGDDQAGNYIHYGVREFGMTAITNGIALHGGFLPYSATFLMFVEYARNAVRMAALMKIRNVFVYTHDSIGLGEDGPTHQPVEQIASLRVTPNMSTWRPADQVESAVAWKYAIERNDGPVTLIFSRQNLTQQPRTPEQLANVARGGYVLKDCDGTPEVILIATGSEVGITVEAADKLAAAGTKVRVVSMPSTDAFDKQDAAYRESVLPKAVSARVAVEAGIADYWFKYVGLNGAIVGMHSFGESAPADLLFKEFGFTVDNVVAQAQALLK from the coding sequence ATGTCCTCTCGTAAAGAGCTTGCGAACGCTATTCGCGCACTTAGTATGGATGCCGTGCAGAAAGCGAATTCCGGCCACCCTGGTGCCCCTATGGGCATGGCAGACATTGCCGAAGTGCTGTGGCGCGATTACCTGAATCACAACCCGACAAACCCGCACTGGGCTGACCGTGACCGCTTCGTGCTGTCCAATGGTCATGGTTCTATGCTGATTTACAGCCTGCTGCACCTCACCGGCTATGACCTGCCGATGAGCGAACTGGCTAACTTCCGTCAGTTGCACTCTAAAACCCCGGGCCACCCGGAATACGGCTATACGCCTGGCGTTGAAACCACCACCGGTCCGCTGGGTCAGGGCATCGCGAACGCTGTCGGTTTTGCTATCGCAGAACGTACGCTGGCTGCACAGTTCAACAAACCAGGTCATGACATTGTCGATCACCAGACCTATGCGTTCCTGGGCGACGGCTGCATGATGGAAGGCATTTCTCACGAAGTGTGCTCTCTGGCCGGTACCATGAAACTCGGCAAACTGACCGCCTTTTATGATGACAACGGTATCTCCATCGACGGCCACGTAGAAGGCTGGTTCACCGATGACACTGCGGCACGTTTCGAAGCGTACGGCTGGCACGTTGTGCGTCACGTTGATGGTCATAATCCTGACTCTATCAAAGCGGCTATCGAAGAAGCGCACAAAGTTACCGACAAACCTTCCCTGCTGATGTGCAAAACCGTCATCGGTTTCGGTTCGCCGAACAAAGCCGGTACTCACGATGTACACGGTGCTGCACTGGGAGCAGCCGAAGTGGCCGCGACCCGCGAAGCGCTGGGCTGGAAATACGCTGCGTTTGAAATCCCGCAAGATATTTATGCACAGTGGGATGCGAAAGAAGCCGGTAAAGCGAAAGAAGCGGCATGGAACGATAAGTTTGATGCCTACGCGAAAGCGTATCCTGAACTGGCAAAAGAGTTCAAACGTCGTGTGAACGGCGAGCTGCCAGCAAACTGGGAAACCGAAGCACAGAAATTCATCGAACAGCTGCAGGCAAACCCTGCAAACATCGCCAGCCGTAAAGCGTCTCAGAATGCGCTGGAAGCGTTCGGTAAAGTGTTGCCGGAATTCCTCGGCGGCTCTGCTGACCTCGCACCAAGCAACCTGACCATGTGGTCTGGTTCTAAGTCTATCGGCGACGATCAGGCGGGTAACTACATCCATTACGGTGTGCGCGAATTCGGTATGACCGCGATAACCAATGGTATTGCACTGCACGGCGGTTTCCTGCCGTACTCTGCCACCTTCCTGATGTTCGTGGAATACGCCCGTAACGCGGTGCGTATGGCAGCACTGATGAAAATCCGCAACGTGTTCGTGTATACCCATGACTCCATCGGTCTGGGCGAAGACGGCCCGACGCACCAGCCGGTTGAGCAAATCGCCAGCCTGCGTGTTACGCCAAACATGAGCACCTGGCGTCCTGCGGATCAGGTTGAATCTGCTGTGGCATGGAAATACGCTATTGAGCGTAATGATGGCCCGGTTACCCTGATCTTCTCACGTCAGAACCTGACCCAGCAACCGCGTACGCCTGAACAACTGGCCAACGTGGCGCGTGGTGGTTACGTGCTGAAAGATTGCGACGGTACGCCGGAAGTGATCCTGATCGCCACCGGTTCTGAGGTCGGTATCACAGTAGAAGCGGCAGACAAACTGGCGGCTGCGGGCACCAAAGTGCGCGTGGTTTCTATGCCGTCTACCGATGCCTTCGACAAACAGGACGCGGCTTACCGTGAATCTGTCCTGCCGAAAGCGGTTTCTGCACGTGTTGCCGTCGAAGCCGGTATTGCTGATTACTGGTTCAAATACGTGGGCCTGAATGGCGCTATCGTCGGTATGCACAGCTTCGGCGAATCTGCTCCGGCAGATCTGCTGTTTAAAGAGTTCGGTTTCACGGTTGATAACGTTGTTGCTCAGGCACAGGCGTTACTGAAGTAA